In Deltaproteobacteria bacterium, a genomic segment contains:
- a CDS encoding ferredoxin reductase family protein has product MNLQKGVWAVVALFVAYAAAYWHYVIAAAMPFGAQFSYFAGSGSVICMALALMLSARPRAVETWFGGLDRMYKLHKYLGVAALLLFIAHFATVPGGGPDDDAAAATAVSVQGGAATPAPPPAPAEPAAPDEEGGLPVGTVGLVAMIGFTLLIIITLNRKIPYHRWITTHRFMGLFFTVVSVHVFLVLYEGEEIAFFSAPGVFLALLLLAGLAAYAYKQILYPASGKRPFTVTAVNRLERATEVVLRSKDGMFAFEPGQFAFVTIDAAGFREAHPFTISSGATEDGLRFTMKVLGDYTRRVRDDLSAGADVAIEGPYGRFSPLRGSEKQVWVAGGIGITPFLSVLRTMAPGHGKTVRLYYCVRTASEALFLGELKARAADLGGVTITLFTSDAGARIDADAIRADLGEALTDWSYYLCGPKPMVAAVSDGFAKRGVSARRIHNEEFEFR; this is encoded by the coding sequence GTGAACCTGCAAAAGGGTGTGTGGGCGGTTGTTGCGCTGTTCGTCGCATACGCGGCGGCGTACTGGCACTACGTGATCGCGGCGGCAATGCCGTTTGGCGCGCAGTTCTCCTATTTCGCCGGTTCCGGTTCGGTGATCTGCATGGCGCTGGCGCTAATGCTATCGGCGCGCCCGCGCGCGGTGGAGACATGGTTCGGCGGCCTCGACCGGATGTACAAGCTCCACAAGTACCTGGGCGTTGCCGCCCTGTTGCTGTTCATCGCGCACTTTGCGACGGTTCCGGGCGGCGGGCCGGACGACGATGCTGCGGCCGCCACCGCCGTGTCCGTCCAGGGCGGCGCGGCAACGCCCGCGCCACCGCCTGCACCGGCGGAGCCTGCGGCCCCGGACGAAGAAGGCGGATTGCCCGTCGGGACCGTCGGCCTGGTGGCGATGATCGGCTTCACCTTGCTCATCATCATCACGCTCAACCGCAAGATCCCGTATCACCGTTGGATCACGACCCATCGGTTCATGGGGTTGTTCTTCACCGTCGTCAGCGTCCATGTCTTTCTGGTGCTCTACGAGGGCGAAGAGATCGCTTTCTTCTCCGCTCCCGGCGTGTTTCTCGCCCTCCTGCTGCTGGCCGGATTGGCGGCCTACGCCTACAAGCAGATCCTTTATCCGGCGAGCGGGAAACGCCCTTTCACCGTGACCGCGGTCAACAGGCTCGAGCGCGCGACCGAGGTGGTGCTGCGCTCGAAGGACGGGATGTTTGCCTTCGAGCCGGGACAATTCGCGTTCGTCACCATCGACGCCGCCGGTTTCCGGGAAGCGCATCCCTTCACCATCTCCTCTGGAGCGACAGAAGACGGGCTCCGCTTCACGATGAAGGTGCTTGGCGACTACACCCGCCGCGTGCGTGACGATCTGAGTGCGGGGGCCGATGTCGCCATCGAGGGTCCCTATGGACGCTTCAGCCCTCTGAGGGGTTCGGAGAAACAGGTCTGGGTGGCAGGGGGGATCGGGATCACTCCCTTCCTGTCCGTGTTGCGCACGATGGCGCCGGGGCATGGCAAGACCGTGCGCCTCTACTACTGCGTGAGGACCGCGAGCGAAGCGCTTTTCCTCGGCGAACTAAAGGCGCGGGCGGCTGACCTGGGAGGCGTGACGATCACCCTGTTCACTTCCGACGCCGGGGCGCGGATCGACGCGGACGCCATCCGGGCCGACCTTGGCGAGGCGCTGACGGACTGGAGCTACTATCTTTGCGGTCCGAAACCGATGGTCGCGGCCGTCTCGGACGGTTTCGCGAAACGGGGTGTGTCCGCGCGGCGCATTCACAATGAGGAGTTCGAGTTCCGTTGA
- a CDS encoding type I-E CRISPR-associated protein Cas6/Cse3/CasE translates to MKPLYLIRAPVDMAGLARCAGERGWLRYRGHEVGFDEGRALHHVVSESFGPGGLRPFRLLVPPGSTVGSLYGYSRSDAETLRRTGGVYALPEHLGVLDMEQLVGKAMPGSWKAGQRIGFDLRARPVRRLSDNLGRGPFRKGAEVDAFLVMALRRFPDDPAGTAGSGRTREPVYLDWLAERLAPFAELDRQGTRLVRFQRARVSRGKGPTEGPDATFHGVLSVKDPERFSALLARGVGRHRAYGYGMLLLRPPTGSAGRAIALQTR, encoded by the coding sequence GTGAAACCCCTGTACCTGATCAGGGCGCCCGTGGACATGGCCGGGCTGGCGCGTTGCGCCGGCGAGCGCGGTTGGTTGCGCTACCGTGGCCACGAGGTCGGGTTCGACGAGGGCCGTGCGCTTCATCACGTGGTGAGCGAATCCTTTGGCCCCGGCGGGCTTCGGCCGTTCCGTTTGCTGGTCCCGCCCGGAAGCACGGTGGGGAGCCTCTACGGCTACAGTCGGAGCGACGCGGAGACCTTGCGGCGTACCGGCGGCGTGTACGCCCTTCCGGAGCATCTGGGGGTCCTGGACATGGAACAGCTGGTGGGGAAGGCCATGCCTGGGTCGTGGAAGGCGGGCCAGCGAATCGGCTTTGACCTCCGCGCGCGGCCCGTCCGCAGGCTGAGCGACAATCTCGGACGCGGACCGTTCCGGAAGGGAGCCGAGGTGGATGCCTTCCTCGTCATGGCGCTGCGGCGATTTCCGGACGATCCCGCGGGCACGGCCGGCAGCGGCCGCACGAGAGAACCCGTCTACCTCGACTGGCTCGCGGAGCGGTTGGCCCCTTTCGCCGAGCTCGACCGTCAGGGTACACGCCTCGTCCGTTTCCAGCGCGCCCGTGTGTCGCGCGGGAAAGGTCCGACCGAGGGGCCGGACGCAACCTTTCATGGCGTGCTGAGCGTAAAGGACCCGGAACGATTCTCCGCGCTGTTGGCGCGGGGAGTCGGGCGGCATCGCGCCTACGGCTATGGGATGCTTCTTCTTCGTCCGCCAACAGGTAGCGCCGGGCGGGCGATTGCTTTACAAACTCGATAA
- the cas5e gene encoding type I-E CRISPR-associated protein Cas5/CasD, with the protein MHRWLVIRLDAPLMAFGGVAIDQVGPTRDFPAASMLTGLLANAIGLSWADRAAHQALQDRLVFGARHERGSGAAGALTDGQNAKLSKTDQGWTTFGVPEGRRGSSHDAPHRRARDYLTDTVVRVVLRLDPAGPEPTLEVLAEALDRPARPLFIGRKPCLPACRLRDGWTDGDTAHAALCSLPGPGPYRALWPVGEGPEADASVDGVFELPDTRNWRTGLHGGLRRVVRGFVTGAGP; encoded by the coding sequence ATCCATCGGTGGCTCGTGATTCGCCTGGATGCGCCGCTGATGGCCTTCGGCGGCGTGGCGATCGACCAGGTCGGGCCGACGCGGGACTTTCCGGCCGCCTCGATGCTCACCGGGCTTCTCGCCAACGCGATCGGGCTGTCCTGGGCGGACCGGGCGGCGCATCAAGCCCTGCAGGACCGGCTGGTCTTCGGCGCGCGGCATGAACGGGGGTCGGGCGCCGCAGGCGCGCTCACGGACGGCCAGAACGCCAAGCTCTCCAAGACAGACCAGGGCTGGACGACCTTCGGAGTTCCCGAGGGACGCAGGGGCTCGAGCCACGATGCGCCGCACCGTCGCGCGCGGGACTACCTGACCGATACGGTAGTGCGGGTGGTGCTGCGGCTCGATCCCGCCGGCCCCGAACCGACGCTCGAGGTCCTGGCCGAAGCGCTCGACCGGCCCGCGCGCCCGCTGTTCATCGGGCGCAAGCCGTGTCTGCCCGCCTGCCGCTTGAGGGACGGCTGGACGGATGGGGACACGGCCCATGCGGCGCTGTGCTCGCTCCCGGGTCCAGGGCCGTACCGTGCGCTGTGGCCGGTTGGCGAGGGGCCGGAAGCCGACGCGTCGGTCGACGGCGTGTTCGAGCTTCCCGACACGCGCAACTGGCGCACGGGGCTGCACGGCGGGTTGCGCCGCGTCGTCCGGGGTTTCGTCACGGGGGCCGGTCCGTGA